In Ascaphus truei isolate aAscTru1 chromosome 21, aAscTru1.hap1, whole genome shotgun sequence, one DNA window encodes the following:
- the NACC2 gene encoding nucleus accumbens-associated protein 2 — protein sequence MSQMLHIEIPNFGNTVLGCLNEQRLMGLYCDVSIVVKGQAFKAHRAVLAASSLYFRDLFSGNSKSAFELPATVPPACFQQILSFCYTGKLTMAASEQLVVMYTAGFLQIQHIVERGTDLMFKVSSPHCDSQTTMIEDTSSEPQSPCNQTQAASVPYVMSPSMPIPLLTRVKNESLELQPIAVPNLPAKRPVEGHNRDGAGGNISTAAPPKLSRLSYYGMSSLAALFPNVQQVQYSQGERTSPGSSSIPTTDSPTSYHNEEDEEDDEAYDTMVEEHYGQMYIKSTGGYSARQEKAEQIPGSLENRSCVLIRRDLVALPASLISQIGYRCHPKLYSEGDPGEKLELVAGSGVYITRGQLMNCHLCAGVKHKVLLRRLLATFFDRNTLANSCGTGIRSSTSDPSRKPLDSRVLNAVKLYCQNFAPSFKESEMNVIAADMCTNARRVRKRWLPKIKSMLPEGVEMYRSVMGATAAGLPLESEFQPSPAQAFEQRIYAERRSDSSAIVSLRTNTANIDFTNGSNPPFEQSQEAEGATGSVIQEVGGTDPLASDTQSTPPQPFEQDTGSASRPETPVRRQDAAFGGTL from the exons ATGTCACAGATGTTACACATAGAGATCCCCAATTTCGGGAACACCGTTTTGGGCTGCCTGAATgagcagaggctcatgggactttaCTGTGATGTCTCCATAGTGGTGAAGGGGCAAGCTTTCAAGGCGCACCGGGCAGTGCTGGCTGCAAGCAGTTTGTACTTCAGAGATTTATTTAGCGGGAACAGCAAAAGTGCGTTTGAGCTGCCGGCCACTGTCCCCCCTGCATGTTTTCAGCAAATACTTTCATTTTGTTACACTGGAAAGCTCACTATGGCTGCGAGCGAACAGCTCGTCGTGATGTACACCGCGGGATTTCTCCAAATCCAGCATATTGTGGAGCGAGGTACGGACCTGATGTTCAAAGTTAGTTCCCCCCATTGCGACTCTCAGACTACAATGATCGAAGACACCAGTTCTGAGCCTCAAAGTCCCTGTAACCAGACTCAGGCGGCGTCTGTGCCCTACGTCATGTCCCCTTCCATGCCCATCCCTCTTCTGACCCGGGTGAAAAACGAGAGCCTTGAGCTCCAGCCTATAGCGGTGCCCAACCTGCCAGCCAAGAGGCCGGTGGAGGGCCACAACAGAGACGGTGCAGGAGGCAACATTTCCACTGCGGCTCCTCCCAAGCTGTCTCGTTTATCTTACTACGGCATGTCCAGTTTGGCAGCTCTCTTCCCCAACGTACAGCAAGTGCAATATTCTCAGGGGGAGCGTACAAGTCCTGGATCAAGCAGCATTCCAACCACTGACAGCCCCACTTCCTATCACAATGAAGAGGACGAGGAAGATGATGAGGCCTATGACACCATGGTGGAGGAGCATTATGGACAGATGTATATCAAATCCACAGGTGGCTATTCAG ccaggcaggagaaagcagagcaGATCCCAGGCTCCTTGGAGAACCGCTCGTGCGTCCTGATCCGCCGCGATTTGGTGGCCCTTCCAGCCAGTTTGATAAGCCAGATCGGGTACCGGTGCCACCCGAAGCTGTATTCCGAGGGCGACCCCGGGGAGAAGCTGGAGCTCGTGGCAG GTTCTGGCGTTTATATCACCCGCGGTCAGCTGATGAACTGTCACCTCTGTGCCGGTGTCAAACACAAGGTTCTCCTGCGACGTCTTCTCGCTACCTTCTTTGATCG GAACACCCTCGCTAACAGCTGCGGAACAGGAATTCGCTCTTCAACTAGCGATCCCAGCCGGAAGCCTCTGGATAGCCGGGTTCTCAATGCTGTTAAAT TGTATTGTCAGAATTTTGCACCGAGTTTTAAGGAAAGCGAGATGAACGTCATCGCCGCGGACATGTGCACCAACGCTCGCCGAGTACGCAAGCGCTGGCTGCCCAAAATTAAATCCATGCTGCCCGAGGGCGTGGAGATGTACCGCTCCGTCATGGGCGCCACAGCGGCCGGTCTCCCCTTGGAATCCGAGTTCCAGCCAAGTCCGGCCCAGGCGTTTGAGCAAAGAATCTATGCCGAGCGACGGAGCGACTCTAGCGCCATCGTGTCCTTGAGAACTAACACGGCAAACATTGACTTCACCAATGGGTCCAACCCGCCGTTTGAACAGAGCCAAGAGGCAGAAGGGGCGACAGGATCAGTCATCCAGGAGGTAGGTGGTACCGATCCCCTGGCATCGGATACCCAGAGCACTCCACCACAACCTTTCGAACAAGATACCGGCTCTGCTAGCAGGCCAGAGACCCCGGTGAGAAGACAGGATGCTGCTTTCGGGGGGACTTTATAA